In Actinomycetota bacterium, the following proteins share a genomic window:
- a CDS encoding WYL domain-containing protein: MTAADDAARMLTLVPWFLERPAATVDEAAQAFGVDRRTILADLDTIGYCGLPGLGGGDLFDIDVVDDRVVVRVAWVEEPLRLTAREALRLVLAGEAVVAALGEDLPALRSALDQVRAAAGIPEGVRVQLAEDGTHWLPPLRTAIADHRRVRLHYRSRGEAAPSPRQVDPWALQVSDGSWYVHGLDHRSGERRSFRLDRIAGLDVLDTPATPRPADLDLAPPRYEPGPGDVSVELVLAPDVRWVAESVRPDIVEELADGGRRIVLHTDALRWIQRIVLSAGPGVTVLRPRELRDAVRQAASAALERYTQPEGGLKPAPPEADPLGKANTGGERDDHDPGDVPPMR; encoded by the coding sequence GCGTGGACCGGCGGACCATCCTCGCCGACCTCGACACGATCGGGTACTGCGGCCTGCCTGGCCTCGGCGGGGGAGACCTGTTCGACATCGACGTCGTGGACGACCGGGTGGTGGTCCGCGTCGCGTGGGTCGAGGAACCGCTGCGGCTCACCGCCCGCGAAGCGCTCCGCCTGGTGCTGGCTGGAGAGGCGGTCGTGGCCGCTCTCGGCGAGGACCTGCCGGCGCTGCGCTCCGCGCTGGACCAGGTGCGCGCCGCGGCCGGGATCCCGGAGGGGGTCCGGGTCCAGCTCGCCGAGGACGGCACCCACTGGCTCCCGCCGCTTCGGACGGCGATCGCCGACCACCGGCGCGTGCGGCTGCACTACCGCAGCCGAGGCGAGGCCGCCCCCAGTCCCCGTCAGGTCGACCCCTGGGCCCTGCAGGTGTCCGACGGGTCGTGGTACGTGCACGGGCTCGACCACCGCTCCGGCGAGCGACGCAGCTTCCGCCTCGACCGCATCGCCGGCCTCGACGTGCTGGACACCCCGGCCACGCCACGCCCTGCCGACCTCGACCTCGCCCCGCCGCGGTACGAACCGGGACCTGGCGACGTCTCGGTTGAACTGGTCCTCGCCCCTGACGTGCGCTGGGTCGCCGAGAGTGTGCGCCCCGACATCGTCGAGGAACTCGCAGACGGCGGCCGGCGGATCGTGTTGCACACCGACGCGCTGCGGTGGATCCAGCGGATCGTGCTGAGCGCAGGACCGGGCGTGACCGTGCTGCGGCCCCGCGAACTCCGCGACGCCGTCCGCCAAGCCGCCTCCGCCGCGCTCGAGCGCTACACGCAACCGGAAGGAGGCCTCAAGCCGGCCCCGCCGGAAGCCGACCCTCTGGGCAAGGCCAACACGGGAGGGGAGCGCGATGACCACGATCCGGGCGACGTGCCACCAATGCGGTGA
- the tatA gene encoding twin-arginine translocase TatA/TatE family subunit: MNPGAPELIIILVIILVLFGAKRLPDLAGSVGKSIKEFRKASEEPEVEDSNATERDAPTA; this comes from the coding sequence ATGAACCCCGGTGCGCCAGAGCTCATCATCATCCTCGTGATCATCTTGGTCCTGTTCGGGGCGAAGAGGCTCCCCGACCTGGCCGGCTCCGTTGGCAAGAGCATCAAGGAGTTCCGCAAGGCCTCCGAGGAGCCTGAGGTCGAGGACTCCAACGCCACGGAGCGCGACGCGCCGACCGCGTGA